From the genome of Oncorhynchus gorbuscha isolate QuinsamMale2020 ecotype Even-year unplaced genomic scaffold, OgorEven_v1.0 Un_scaffold_2279, whole genome shotgun sequence:
GTCATAGTTCCAGAACCCCGGGACAACACCACATGAATGAACTCACCGTCATAGTTCCAGAACCCCGGGACAACACCACATGAATGAACTCACCGTCATAGTTCCAGAACCCCGGGACAACACCGAATGAATGATCTCACAGTCATAGTTCCAGAACCCCGGGACAACACTGAATTAATGACCTCACCATCATAGTTCCAGAACCCCGGGACAACACCGAATGAATGATCTCACATCTTTACAGTTCCGGAACCTGAATCGGAAATGATGTGACTGAGCACAATTCAATTTACATCAGGGAAATAAAATTATGAAATTAACGCAATACTCAAATATCCCTCACTCTAAGAACAACTGTAGGTCTACTTAGAAATAACAGCACTTCAATAATATAGAATACTCATTGGAAACTGGGTAAAAACACACATTTTAAAATACCAGACCCAAGACATGTAACAGGATATATTTTCAGGAGAATTTATTCCCAGGATATAAATACAGAACATTTGATCCATTGAATGTGAACCATGACATCAAATCACATAGTACTACATCACCACTGTTATAAGGACCAACGGAAATTCCCTTCATACAAAGTTGATAAATATTCACTAATATAAATAATTACATCACACAATTACATTGCACTTACATTtaaaaacacaatttctgaaaccttgctccatttcctgaaaacactaaaacactaaacctcatcttcaagcactgtttacatcacatctgactcctcttgcaaaatgaaacattcgcctcaaaacagttttacctgtgttcaaaatcaaacactgctctcaaatcataaacaaagtgatcaaaattatattcactctcaagcagtcagtgaacaatacaccgaaaaatagaaaacacattgttcaaaacatacaattctcagggaaaagtacatttttaatctaaaaaaatattaatatttttcCATCATTGTCCTTTGATGAacaaaaacatgttctatcatagtagctcaaaatgGATCAGAAAATACTACTGATCCATAATTCttgatactgtaattcttgttctttgttgatatgaacctgcaaccagtcaaaatctattgagcagtcagtactgttaataaatggaaagcacaatgttcagggccatacaagtcatccattgtacagtatacagcctacaatgcactgtactacagtatccattctcagactttctccttcccacctccaacaacctgtttgctctctgaactggcttatattggttgtgtcgcatcatttgaaacaggttaaatcaatgttgagtggttgtgttcaatcaatgacatatggtctctatttgtatttgattgttgccacttgtgtttaccagtatgtatgacatgtgcattagagtgcagaatgtgtttagagaatgagaatgtgtttagagaatgagaatgtgtttagagaatgagaatgagaatgtgtttagagaatgagaatgtgtttagagaatgagaatgagaatgtgtttagagaatgagaatgagaatgtgtttagagaatgagaatgtgtttagagaatgagaatgagaatgtgtttagagaatgagaatgtgtttagagaatgagaatgagaatgtgtttagagaatgagaatgtgtttagagaatgagaatgagaatgtgtttagagaatgagaatgtgtttagagaatgagaatgagaatgtgtttagagaatgagaatgtgtttagagaatgagaatgtgtttagagaatgagaatgataatgtgtttagagaatgagaatgtgtttagagttttgctgaaaagtctaagtgagatctgaaaatggtgttttaccatgtgaaatggttttaggtattgacaacagactgcatacttaactaaatgagtccaggcaactgagaacgttgttcagccaatgggtttttagtgttttagcaactgagaaaaactgtaactcACACAGACATGATACCCAATGGTACCACATTACATATATAGAGCAGAACACttgacccatagggctctggtcaaaagtagtgccctatatagggaatagtatgccATTTGGGCCACGGCTGTTGTGTGGGCCCCATGCAGGAGAGGGTTTTGGTGTCAATACAAGAACAATTATAAAAGTAAATCAGTCAATGTGTGATATTTCCATAAAGCACAACACagagattagtgtgtgtgtgtgtgtgtgtgtgtgtgtgtgtgtgtgtgtgtgtgtgtgtgtgtgtgtgtgtgtgtgtgtgtgtgtgtgtgtgtgtgtgtgtgtgtgtgtgtgtgtgtgtgtgtgtgtgtgtgtgtgtgtgtgtgtgtgtgtgtgtgtgtgtgtgtgtgtgtgtggatagataATATCAGTCATCAGAACTGTTTTCTTAATGTCAGTTTATTGTCTCGTAGAACTTACAGGTCTGCTTCAACTGCAAGAAACAAGTCCTTATATTCCAAGAGAAAAGCATTTTTTATATAATAAATATTAATTAACAAAATAGATTCCTTTTGATTCATAAAATATAAATACTCTTTTGACAATGATAAATAACTTAATAATATATTAAATAATAGATTAAATAACTGAACAATATAAATAGAGTTTTGTATCAAGGTAATATGTAGCTTCAATATGTATCTCAACTGTGGCTTTACAGCAAGCCTTCACAGTAAACACGATTGGTCATCTACATGATGTGTGATTTGAGGGGGGTTCCCGGTTGTCCTTCTTCAGatggtacagatctaggatcagctccccttcccccaatcctaaccttcaCTGTTAGAGGgggaaatgctaaactgacccaagatcaacTTCCCGGTGTAACTTCACCCTACAGCAAGCCTTCACAGTAAACACGATTGGTCATCTACATGATGTGTGATTTGAGCCTCTGGGCTTGTCCGTCTCTTCCTGCGGTTGTCCTTCTTCAGATGGAACTTAAGGGCCAGTTTGGAGGCTTTCTCGTAGATGGTAATGaatggtgtctatacagtagactatatggTCTCGGACAGAGCCTTCCCCTGGACTGTGGTGTCACTGGTCTGAGACAGAAGACAGGCATTAACTATCAGGTCATTAGTTCATCAGGTGTCATgatgatggtgtctatacagtagactatactacagtcatgatggtgtctatacagtagactatactacagtcatgatggtgtctatacagtcagtcatgatggtgtctatacagtagactatactacagtcatgatggtgtctactacagtagactatactacagtcatgatggtgtctatacagtagactatactacagtcatgatggtgtctatacagtagactatactacagtcatgatggtgtctatacagtagactatactacagtcatgatggtgtctatacagtagactatactacagtcatgatggtgtctatacagtagagactatactacagtcatgatggtgtctatacagtagactatactacagtcatgatggtgtctatacagtagactatactacagtcatgatggtgtctatacagtagactatactacagtcatgatggtgtctatacagtagactatactacagtcatgatggtgtctatacagtagactatactacagtcatgatggtgtctatacagtagactatactacagtcatgatggtgtctatacagtagactatactacagtcatgatgtgtctatacagtagactatagtcatacagtagactatactacagtcatgatggtgtctatacagtagactatactacagtctatgatggtgtctatacagtagactatacagtcatgatggtgtctatacagtagactatactacagtcatgatggtgtctatacagtagactatactacagtcatgatggtgtctatacagtagactatactacagtcatgatggtgtctatacagtagactatactacagtcatgatggtgtctatacagtagactatactacagtcatgatggtgtctatacagtagactatactagtcatgatggtgtctatacagtagacatacagtcatgatggtgtcagtagactatactacagtcatgagACTATacatgatggtgtctatacagactatcatgatggtgtctatacagtagactatactacagtcatgatggtgtctatacagtagactatactacagtcatgatgatggtgtctatacagtagactatactacagtcatgacAGTCAtgtcatgatggtgtctatacagtagactatactacagtcatgatggtgtctatacagtagactatactacagtcatgatggtgtctatacagtagactatactacagtcatgatgatggtgtctatacagtagactatactacagtcatgatgatggtgtctatacagtagactatactacagtcatgatgtCTATACAGTGTCATGATGGTGTCTAtgtagactatactacagtcatgatggtgtctatacagtagactatactacagtcatgatgaTGGTGTCTGatggtacagtagactatactacagtcatgatggtgtctatacagtagactatactacagtcatgatgaTGGTGTCAGTCAtgatacagtagactatactacagtcatgatggtgtctatacagtagtctatacagtagactatactacagtcatgatggtgtctatacagtagactatactaccAGTCATGATTGATGTCATgatgtgtgtctatacagtaggaATGGTGCTCAGTAGactacagtcatgatggtgtctatatGGCTACAGTcacagtagactatactacagtcatgatggtgtctatacagtagactatactacagtcatgatggtgtctatgtagactatactacagtccCAGTAGACTAAactacagtcatgatggtgtctatacagtagactatactccTGAACTACAGTCATTGGTGTCccagtagactatactacagtccCATGGGAAATAGTGACTTCCATGATGAACCTTCCCCTTGTACCTGGTCAGTCAGCCTCTCCCTCACTTCCTGGTCCTCCGTCTGGTTCAGCATCTGTGTCTGAAGAGACTCAGATACACGTCCAGAACCACACTCATCAACACCCTCTGCTCACTGTCATAATGATGGAGAGATAGGATggtagactatactacagtcatgatggtgtctatacagtagactagtcATGAGGGACAGATgatgatggtgtctatacagtagactatactacagtcatgatggtgaggtagagagagggagagatgaggagggagagacaggaggtacAGTGAGGATAGTACAGGAGAGACCTTCCCCTTGAGACAGAGTCCTCCGtctggagagactgagagagactagaTACAGTCAGAAGAGAGATCAACACCCTCTGAgtcctgagggagagagactatagagagagagggaagagagagaggggagggagagagagatagagagagagagagagagagagagagagagagagagagagagagaggagaatgagagggagagagagagagaggagagagagagagagagagagagagagaggagagagagagagagagagagaaaaaatactCAATAAAATACCATCTTGAAACTTAGTTTTGTCTCCAGCCTAGCCCAAAGGGTAAGCAGTAGTTTCACATTGGTGATATTAGCCTGAAGGGGATAACAATGTGTAACATTATATGTTACCTCAAACGTGTCCTTGGGGAAAACAGGGTTTCCGTTGAACAGCTGGTTCTTGGAGATCTTCTGAAAGAACAACACATGATGACAATCAGTTGTTTTTCTCCTTCAACTTGCTGCAGTTTATTGCATATAGTGGACTCTTCTCCCCCTAATCACAAGTATAGtgtctgtcagacctgggctaaATAGGTCAAGTAACTTAAAATACATCATTTAGTTTGTCACGTACAATGGCAACAATGGagtagtcccaaaagtgcaaactccAAGCTACATCTAAGCTAAAGCTCACCTCAGATGGAAGTGTTTGAGCCAGGTCTGGTGTCTATGGGCCTACCTGGAAATGCACTGTTATGATGATGTCATCATTTTCAGTTTCATTTCAGTCTCACTGACAAGTCTTTCCTGCTTGGGCAGGAAGTGTGGAACTCCTCTTGGTTTTAGTCAAACATTTGATTTCTAACTCATCAACATCCAATGTTCTCCCTGTTCTGTCCTACTGTTGGCCTCCCATTAGGAAGCAGGAGTCTAAAGTTTGCTGATGCAAACACAGTCAgtagaggtctgtctgtctgtctgtctgtctgtctgtctgtctgtctgtctgtctgtctgtctgtctgtctgtctgtctgtctgtctgtctgtctgtctgtctgtctgtctgtctgtctgtctgtctgtctgtctgtctgtctgtctgtctgtctgtctgtctgtctgtctgtctgtctgtctgtctgtctgtctgtctgtctgtcaggagacACCCCTGTTTCCCCAGTTAATAATGTGTATGATACTTACATAGTGGACTTTCAGTTTGtctatgtctctcttcatgttaATTGATGTGTACTGAGCAGCATGACTCCATCCTAAAGTCATCCAGCCCATCAAGCAGAAACACATCACAGCTCTTGATAACACATCCATGGCCCTCAACATCACTCTGAAGATCCCTCAAAGCTCAATAGTCCTCAATCGGTGTACGGTAACTTCAGTCAAAGTCCTTGACTTGGGTTGACTTAACGAGACCGCCTTGTAGCTGAGACGAGCCAAGTCTTGTtcttctgtgtctgtctgactgatgcTGAGGCTAAGAGACAAGTATTTATATAGTTGAGGCTGAGGCAGAAACGATAGAGGTGTGAGGTTGTGGGTTCTCTGACTGAGCGAAGTTTCCTTTAAATCAAACACCAACACACGGCCGCTCATGAACACCTTCCTTTAGCAGCAGAGCAGGGGTCTTGGGTTGGAATCCCTAGGAAACAGGTCGTTCTGACACATTCTGGGGAATTCTTAGGTGATGCAATAAAGTTCAGGTTGGTATGCATGTCTGTTGCTGacttgacttctgtgttgctagagaacagagccctgtctgttgacttctgtgttgctagagaacagccctgtccctgtctgttgacttctgtgttgctgactgtctctgtgttgctagatgaagagaacagagccctgtctgttgacttctgtgttgctagagaacagagccctgtctgttgacttctgtgttgctagatgaagagaacagagccctgtctgttgacttctgtgttgctagatgacttctgtgttgctagatgacagaaccctgtctgttgacttctgtgttgctagagaaGAACCCTGtcagagccctgtctgttgacttctgtgttgctagatgaagagaacagaaccctgtctgttgacttctgtgttgctagagaacagagccctgtctgttgacttctgtgtttgctagatgaagagaacagaaccctgtctgttgacttctgtgttgacTTCCCTTCTGTGACTTCTtgttgctagagaacagagccctgtctgttgacttctgtgttgctagagaacagagccctgtctgttgacttctgtgttgctagagaacagagccctgtctgttgacttctgtgttgctagagaacagagccctgtctgttgaagagaacagagccctgtctgttgacttctgtgttgctagagaacagagccctgtctgttgacttctgtgttgctagatgaagagaacagaaccctgtctgttgacttctgtgttgctagatgaagagaacagaaccctgtctgttgacttctgtgttgctagagaacagagccctgtctgttgacttctgtgttgctagatgaagagaacagaaccctgtctgttgacttctgtgttgctagagaacagagccctgtctgttgacttctgtgttgctagatgaagagaacagaaccctgtctgttgacttctgtgttgctagagaacagagccctgtctgttgacttctgtgttgctagagaacagagccctgtctgttgacttctgtgttgctagagaacagagccctgtctgttgacttctgtgttgctagatgaagagaacagagccctgtctgttgacttctgtgttgctagatgaagagaacagaaccctgtctgttgacttctgtgttgctagagaacagagccctgtctgttgacttctgtgttgctagagaacagagccctgtctgttgacttctgtgttgctagatgaagagaacagaaccctgtctgttgacttctgtgttgctagatgaagagaacagaaccctgtctgttgacttctgtgttgctagagaacagagccctgtctgttgacttctgtgttgctagagaacagagccctgtctgttgacttctgtgttgctagatgaagagaacagaaccctgtctgttgacttctgtgttgctagagaacagagccctgtctgttgacttctgtgttgctagatgaagagaacagaaccctgtctgttgacttctgtgttgctagagaacagagccctgtctgttgacttctgtgttgctagagaacagagccctgtctgttgacttctgtgttgctagatgaagagaacagaaccctgtctgttgacttctgtgttgctagatgaagaggcccgttcctgtaggttcatgctctacaacatccgcagagtacgaccctgcctcacacaggaagcggcgcaggtcctaatccaggcacttgtcatctcccgtctggattactgcaactcgctgttggctgggctccctgcctgtgccattaaaccccttcaactcatccagaacgccgcagcccgtctggtgttcaaccttcccaagttctctcacgtcaccccgctcctccgctctctccactggcttccagttgaagctcgcatccgctacaagaccatggtgcttgcctacggagctgtgaggggaacggc
Proteins encoded in this window:
- the LOC124025543 gene encoding LOW QUALITY PROTEIN: interferon gamma 1-like (The sequence of the model RefSeq protein was modified relative to this genomic sequence to represent the inferred CDS: deleted 2 bases in 1 codon) — its product is MLRAMDVLSRAVMCFCLMGWMTLGWSHAAQYTSINMKRDIDKLKVHYKISKNQLFNGNPVFPKDTFEDSEGRVLMSVVLDVYLSLFTQMLNQTEDQEVRERLTDQVQGEGSSWKSLFPMGL